A region of Beijerinckia sp. 28-YEA-48 DNA encodes the following proteins:
- a CDS encoding RidA family protein: MGQHVETGLPTPPQPFSWAMQHGGFLFTTHGPVDPTGKILQDGIEAQTRLTLDNLGRALSAGGCSFADVLQVTIYLIDVADMAKVDKIYSDYFSAPYPVRASLIVAGLVAPGMRIELNAVAAKSKA; encoded by the coding sequence ATGGGCCAGCATGTCGAAACCGGATTGCCGACGCCGCCTCAGCCCTTCTCCTGGGCGATGCAGCATGGCGGGTTTTTGTTCACGACCCACGGCCCGGTCGATCCCACGGGGAAGATCCTGCAAGACGGGATCGAAGCGCAGACGCGGCTGACCTTGGATAATCTCGGTCGCGCGCTGTCCGCCGGCGGCTGCTCTTTCGCCGATGTTTTGCAGGTCACCATTTATCTCATCGATGTCGCCGACATGGCCAAGGTCGACAAGATTTACAGCGACTATTTCTCCGCGCCTTATCCGGTGCGCGCCAGCCTCATCGTTGCCGGGCTCGTCGCACCAGGCATGCGCATCGAGTTGAACGCCGTAGCGGCTAAATCGAAGGCCTGA
- the rpsR gene encoding 30S ribosomal protein S18 — protein MATAPRRPFFRRRKTCPFSGPNAPKIDYKDTRLLSRYISERGKIVPSRITAVSAKKQRELAQAIKRARFLGLLPYVIK, from the coding sequence ATGGCTACCGCACCGCGCCGTCCGTTCTTCCGTCGCCGCAAGACCTGCCCGTTCTCGGGCCCGAATGCGCCGAAGATCGACTACAAGGACACCCGTCTGCTGTCGCGCTACATCTCCGAGCGTGGCAAGATCGTCCCGTCGCGTATCACGGCCGTTTCGGCCAAGAAGCAACGTGAGCTGGCCCAGGCCATCAAGCGCGCTCGCTTCCTGGGTCTGCTGCCCTACGTGATCAAGTAA
- the rpsF gene encoding 30S ribosomal protein S6, with amino-acid sequence MALYEHIFLARQDVTAQQVEGFTEAFKTIITTAGGTVGKVEYWGVKSLTYRIKKNRKAHFTLLNLDAPPAAITEMERQMAINEDILRFMTIRVEELEEGPSAMMRKREDSDRDDRGDRRGPRPDRPPRRPRDDAPAAEGGAF; translated from the coding sequence ATGGCTCTGTACGAGCACATTTTTCTTGCCCGGCAGGACGTGACGGCCCAACAGGTCGAAGGGTTCACCGAGGCATTCAAGACGATTATCACCACTGCCGGCGGCACCGTCGGCAAGGTCGAATATTGGGGTGTCAAATCCCTGACCTACCGTATCAAGAAGAACCGCAAGGCCCACTTCACCCTGCTCAACCTCGACGCGCCCCCGGCCGCCATCACCGAGATGGAACGCCAGATGGCGATCAATGAAGACATCCTGCGCTTCATGACCATCCGCGTCGAAGAGCTCGAGGAAGGTCCGTCGGCGATGATGCGCAAGCGCGAAGACAGCGATCGTGACGATCGCGGCGATCGCCGTGGCCCGCGCCCCGACCGTCCGCCCCGTCGTCCGCGTGATGACGCCCCTGCCGCTGAAGGAGGCGCTTTCTAA
- a CDS encoding TRAP transporter small permease subunit, whose product MFALVFLIFNYKIITRYIGHEEAVWADEVSVILFIWIIFWVSAFLIREQEQINFDLFYRWFDDRGKRVIAIVRHLLVGGLVIWSLPGSLDYILFLWRERTPVLDLRLDYIYACFGIFLIAVAIRSITSLFILCTPYWRSRI is encoded by the coding sequence ATGTTCGCGCTCGTTTTCCTGATATTCAACTACAAGATCATCACCCGCTACATCGGCCACGAAGAGGCGGTGTGGGCGGATGAGGTGTCGGTGATCCTGTTCATCTGGATCATCTTCTGGGTGAGCGCCTTCCTCATTCGCGAGCAGGAGCAGATCAACTTCGATCTGTTCTACCGATGGTTCGACGATCGCGGCAAGCGTGTCATCGCCATCGTCCGGCATCTCTTGGTCGGCGGTCTCGTCATCTGGTCCCTGCCCGGCTCGCTCGACTACATCCTGTTCCTGTGGCGCGAACGCACGCCCGTCCTCGATCTGCGGCTCGACTATATCTACGCCTGCTTCGGCATCTTCCTGATTGCCGTTGCGATCCGCTCGATCACCAGCCTCTTCATCTTGTGCACGCCTTACTGGCGCAGCCGCATCTGA
- a CDS encoding carboxypeptidase-like regulatory domain-containing protein: MRSLRSMMIYAVAAVLCSASLAFSQVQTGPTDIGGTVTGPKGPEAGVWVIAETRDLPIRFIRIVVTDDQGRYLVPDLPKATYDVWVRGYGLIDSNKIKSDPGQIVNHTAVIAPTPQAAAHYYPAIYWYSMLRLPPADAFNGKSDDIPAKVSLGYWLNDIKNNGCIGCHQIGQLSTRTIPQEFGTGADGWMRRIQSGQAGELMVNIMAGELGGAPFKYFGDWTDRVAKGELPATQPPRPQGVERNIVVTLRDWMNEKQYLHDLISSDRRNPTVNANGLLYGSPEYSSDDMPIMDPVRNTATSFHLPTTPGTPEALGPGHAAMKEPLQASHYWGMEKIWDTKANNHNSMFDEKGRLWLSATGQGPDNPDFCKKGSDHPSAKVFPLERSNRRVTVFDPKTQKYTAIATCFGTHHLQFGYDANNTLWTSGGGPVVGWINTKMLDETGDQVKSQGWTPLILDTNGNGKRDDYVEPNQPIDPTKDKRIVAGLYAVMPNVTDGSVWGTYRSYPGAIVRLNPGSDPNTTLAEIYNVPAPGFGARGGDIDKKGVVWVSLASGHLGAFDRSKCKGPLNGPKATGDHCPEGWTLYQYPGPGFDGIGRNSAEASYYSWVDQHNTFGLGEDVPMSTGNLNDGILALKDGTWVVLRVPYPLGFYAKGFDGRIDDANAGWKGRGLWAANGDRTPWLIEGGKGSRPLAAHFQLRPDPLAR, translated from the coding sequence ATGCGGTCCCTGCGCTCGATGATGATCTACGCCGTTGCTGCGGTTCTATGTTCAGCGTCCCTGGCTTTTTCCCAAGTTCAGACCGGCCCGACCGATATCGGCGGCACCGTCACCGGGCCCAAAGGTCCGGAAGCCGGCGTCTGGGTGATCGCCGAAACGCGCGATCTGCCGATCCGTTTCATCCGCATCGTCGTCACCGACGATCAAGGCCGCTATCTCGTGCCTGATCTGCCGAAGGCCACCTATGACGTGTGGGTGCGCGGCTATGGTCTGATCGATTCCAACAAGATCAAATCGGACCCAGGCCAGATCGTGAATCATACGGCAGTGATCGCGCCGACGCCGCAAGCAGCGGCGCACTATTATCCGGCGATCTATTGGTACTCGATGCTGAGGCTGCCGCCGGCGGATGCTTTCAACGGCAAGTCAGATGACATCCCCGCAAAAGTGTCCCTGGGCTATTGGCTCAACGACATCAAAAACAACGGCTGCATCGGCTGCCATCAGATCGGGCAGCTCTCGACGCGGACGATCCCACAGGAATTCGGCACGGGCGCCGACGGTTGGATGCGCCGCATCCAATCGGGCCAGGCTGGCGAATTGATGGTCAACATCATGGCCGGCGAACTGGGCGGCGCGCCGTTCAAATACTTCGGCGACTGGACCGACCGCGTGGCGAAGGGCGAATTGCCGGCGACACAACCGCCACGCCCGCAAGGCGTCGAGCGCAACATTGTCGTCACTTTGCGCGACTGGATGAACGAGAAACAATATCTGCACGATCTGATTTCGAGCGACCGGCGCAATCCGACCGTCAATGCCAATGGGCTGCTCTACGGCTCGCCGGAATATAGTTCCGACGACATGCCGATCATGGATCCGGTGCGCAACACGGCAACATCCTTCCATCTGCCAACAACACCCGGCACGCCGGAGGCGCTCGGCCCCGGCCATGCGGCGATGAAGGAACCGCTGCAAGCCTCGCACTATTGGGGCATGGAGAAGATCTGGGACACCAAGGCCAACAACCACAACAGCATGTTCGATGAGAAAGGCCGCTTGTGGCTGTCGGCAACGGGACAAGGGCCCGACAATCCCGACTTCTGCAAGAAGGGCTCCGATCATCCGTCGGCGAAAGTGTTTCCGCTCGAACGCAGCAACCGCCGCGTCACCGTGTTCGATCCGAAGACGCAGAAATACACAGCCATCGCCACCTGCTTCGGCACCCATCATCTGCAATTCGGCTATGACGCCAACAACACCTTATGGACGTCGGGCGGTGGCCCCGTGGTTGGCTGGATCAATACCAAGATGCTGGATGAGACCGGCGACCAGGTGAAGTCGCAAGGCTGGACGCCGCTGATCCTCGACACCAACGGCAATGGCAAACGCGACGATTATGTCGAACCGAACCAGCCCATCGATCCGACCAAGGACAAGCGCATCGTCGCTGGCTTGTATGCGGTGATGCCCAATGTCACCGACGGTTCGGTGTGGGGCACCTATCGCTCTTATCCCGGTGCGATCGTGCGCCTCAACCCGGGCTCCGATCCCAACACGACGCTGGCTGAAATCTACAATGTGCCGGCGCCGGGCTTCGGCGCACGCGGCGGCGACATCGACAAGAAAGGCGTTGTCTGGGTGTCATTGGCGAGCGGCCATCTCGGCGCCTTCGATCGCAGCAAATGCAAAGGGCCGCTGAACGGACCGAAGGCAACAGGCGATCATTGCCCCGAAGGCTGGACCCTCTATCAATATCCTGGTCCAGGCTTTGACGGCATCGGCCGCAACAGCGCCGAGGCGAGCTATTACTCCTGGGTCGATCAGCACAATACCTTTGGCCTGGGCGAGGACGTACCGATGTCGACGGGCAATCTCAACGACGGCATTCTCGCCTTGAAGGACGGCACATGGGTGGTGCTGCGCGTACCCTATCCGCTCGGCTTCTATGCGAAGGGTTTCGATGGACGGATCGATGATGCCAACGCCGGCTGGAAAGGCCGTGGCCTATGGGCTGCTAACGGCGACCGCACGCCCTGGCTGATCGAAGGCGGCAAAGGCTCACGCCCCTTGGCCGCGCATTTCCAGCTGCGCCCCGATCCACTGGCGCGGTGA
- a CDS encoding tripartite tricarboxylate transporter substrate binding protein, whose translation MVGVRALLVAAFTTMVAVSTTAADWPSRPVKIIVPFGAGGQSDIVARIIAQSFSDTFKQQFFVENQGGGGGVIASKALVRAEPDGHTLMITGMATNILAPALQKDIGFDPIGDFTHIAYIGGSPSAFVVHPSTGVKTFEDFMAWAKTVPDGIQYVSPGVGSGSGSVAEFFAARSGIQLVHIPHRGGSSAVADLVAGHVKMGSLTWSTVREHINAKTLIPIAVSSGERISDFPAIPTFKEKGYPDVVTTVWLSLSGPRGLPDDITKKLNAELNRIIQQSPLEEHLKRDAFDIQLMTPAQVTQLMKSDYEKWVPAIRQALKIK comes from the coding sequence ATGGTGGGGGTAAGGGCGCTGCTCGTTGCAGCATTCACGACGATGGTCGCGGTCAGCACGACGGCCGCTGATTGGCCCTCACGCCCGGTCAAGATCATTGTGCCGTTCGGCGCGGGGGGGCAGTCGGACATTGTCGCGCGCATCATCGCGCAATCGTTCAGCGATACGTTCAAGCAACAGTTCTTCGTCGAGAACCAAGGTGGCGGCGGCGGTGTCATCGCCTCGAAAGCCCTGGTGCGAGCCGAGCCCGATGGCCACACCCTGATGATCACCGGCATGGCGACCAATATTCTGGCGCCGGCTTTGCAAAAGGATATCGGCTTCGACCCGATCGGCGACTTTACCCATATCGCCTATATCGGCGGTTCACCCAGTGCCTTCGTCGTTCATCCCTCGACGGGGGTGAAGACCTTCGAAGACTTCATGGCCTGGGCCAAAACCGTGCCGGACGGCATTCAATATGTCTCGCCGGGCGTCGGCTCCGGCAGCGGTTCCGTGGCCGAGTTCTTTGCCGCCAGGAGCGGAATCCAGCTCGTTCACATTCCACACCGGGGCGGTAGCAGCGCCGTCGCGGATCTCGTGGCCGGTCACGTCAAGATGGGCAGTCTGACCTGGTCGACCGTGCGCGAGCATATCAACGCGAAGACGCTCATTCCCATCGCGGTCTCCTCAGGCGAGCGGATTTCCGACTTCCCTGCGATCCCGACCTTCAAGGAAAAGGGCTATCCCGACGTCGTCACCACGGTCTGGCTGTCGCTGTCCGGCCCGCGCGGTCTTCCCGACGACATCACCAAAAAGCTGAACGCGGAACTGAACCGGATCATCCAACAGTCGCCGCTGGAGGAGCATCTCAAGCGCGATGCCTTCGACATCCAGCTGATGACCCCTGCGCAAGTGACGCAGCTGATGAAATCGGACTATGAAAAATGGGTCCCCGCCATCCGGCAGGCGCTCAAGATAAAATAG
- the alr gene encoding alanine racemase codes for MAAAMTRSPLTPSIPAAEALATLHVDLDALVANWRLLAARAASAECAAVIKADAYGIGIAPAARALAAAGCCTFFVAHLSEALRVRETVGPGLTIYVLNGILDDTETLAALAHDDIRPVIASPEQLRLWTGYHPRHGARPACAVQIDTGMNRFGLSVIQAETLAEKIRDLSPALVMTHFVSSEYLDDPLNERQIERFERATARLPGIARSMANSSAIFLPQRPFFDLVRPGYALYGGNPFPDQPNPMRPVVRLSAPILQIRDIEAGETVGYNAQWTAKRRSRLAVIGVGYADGIPRNAMATEAQAGGEALVLGTRCPFAGRVSMDIIVLDVTDVTDPALAPGIEAELLNDVITVDDLASRSKTIGYEILTSLGRRYHRVYAQNDLDHRP; via the coding sequence ATGGCTGCGGCGATGACCCGCTCGCCCCTCACCCCATCCATCCCCGCCGCAGAAGCGCTGGCGACCCTGCATGTCGATCTCGACGCGCTGGTCGCCAACTGGCGCCTGCTCGCCGCCCGTGCCGCGTCGGCGGAATGTGCCGCTGTCATCAAGGCCGACGCCTATGGCATCGGGATCGCGCCAGCAGCCCGCGCGCTTGCAGCCGCCGGCTGCTGCACCTTCTTCGTTGCCCATCTCAGCGAAGCGCTGCGCGTGCGCGAGACCGTTGGTCCTGGTTTGACGATCTATGTTCTCAACGGGATCCTAGACGACACCGAAACCCTAGCCGCGCTGGCGCATGACGACATCCGGCCGGTGATCGCCTCGCCAGAGCAATTGCGCCTCTGGACCGGCTATCATCCCCGACATGGCGCGCGGCCCGCCTGCGCCGTGCAGATCGATACGGGCATGAACCGTTTCGGCCTGAGCGTGATCCAGGCCGAAACCCTGGCTGAGAAAATCCGCGATCTATCGCCGGCCCTGGTCATGACCCATTTCGTCTCCTCGGAATATCTCGACGATCCGTTGAACGAGCGGCAGATCGAGCGGTTTGAACGGGCGACAGCGCGCCTGCCGGGCATTGCCCGCAGCATGGCCAATTCGTCGGCGATCTTTCTGCCGCAACGGCCGTTCTTCGATCTGGTGCGGCCGGGCTATGCGCTCTATGGCGGCAATCCCTTTCCCGATCAGCCCAATCCGATGCGGCCTGTCGTGCGCCTGAGCGCGCCGATCCTGCAAATTCGCGACATCGAGGCCGGCGAGACCGTTGGCTATAATGCGCAATGGACGGCGAAGCGCCGCTCGCGCCTGGCCGTGATCGGCGTCGGCTATGCCGATGGCATTCCGCGCAACGCGATGGCGACCGAAGCGCAAGCCGGCGGCGAAGCCCTGGTGCTTGGCACGCGCTGTCCTTTCGCCGGCCGTGTCTCGATGGATATTATCGTTCTCGATGTCACCGACGTGACGGACCCGGCGCTGGCGCCGGGCATCGAGGCTGAACTATTGAACGACGTCATCACCGTCGATGATCTGGCGTCGCGATCAAAGACGATCGGCTACGAAATCCTGACATCGCTTGGGCGGCGCTATCACCGGGTCTATGCGCAGAACGATCTAGATCACCGCCCTTGA
- a CDS encoding replicative DNA helicase: MAAVGQLAVRFDASTDQADSINFRTAPHNVEAEQALLGAILVNNDAFDRVSDFLRAEHFSEELHRRVFEVSAQLIRAGKLASPVTLKTFLGDHDLGGVTVPQYLARLAAEATTIINAEDYGRTIYDLAIRRNLINIGEEIVNVAYDSPVDASPRVQIEEAERRLYEIAEQGRYDGGFQKFSDALTHAIDLAAKAYERDGKLSGISTGLTELDHKMGGLQSSDLIVLAGRPGMGKTALATNIAFNVAKAYEYDVKPDGSHVARNGGIVGFFSLEMSSDQLATRIIAEQSGVPSYKIRRGDIQDQEFHRISEAARAMQAVPFYIDHTGGISIAQLTARARRLKRQKGLDLLVIDYLQLLSGSKSSNSNRVQELTEITTGLKALAKELAVPVIALSQLSRQVENRDDKRPQLSDLRESGSIEQDADVVVFVYREEYYLKNREPRAGTEEHINWMAEMERAHGRAEVIIGKQRHGPTGTVDLAFEGELTRFGNLAREDSLPERM, from the coding sequence ATGGCTGCCGTCGGTCAATTGGCGGTCCGTTTCGATGCGTCGACGGACCAAGCAGATTCAATAAACTTCCGTACCGCCCCGCATAATGTGGAGGCCGAACAGGCACTTCTGGGTGCTATTCTCGTCAACAACGACGCCTTCGATCGCGTCTCGGATTTCCTGCGCGCCGAGCATTTCTCGGAAGAGCTGCATCGCCGTGTCTTCGAGGTTTCGGCGCAACTGATTCGCGCTGGCAAGCTCGCCTCGCCCGTCACACTGAAGACCTTCCTCGGTGATCACGATCTCGGCGGCGTCACCGTGCCGCAATATCTGGCCCGTCTCGCGGCCGAAGCCACGACCATCATCAACGCCGAGGATTACGGCCGCACGATCTACGATCTGGCGATCCGCCGGAACCTGATCAACATTGGTGAGGAGATCGTCAACGTCGCCTATGACTCGCCGGTCGATGCATCGCCACGCGTGCAGATCGAAGAGGCCGAACGGCGGCTCTACGAAATCGCCGAACAAGGCCGCTATGACGGCGGCTTCCAGAAATTCTCCGACGCGCTCACCCATGCCATAGACCTGGCCGCCAAGGCCTATGAGCGCGACGGCAAATTATCGGGTATCTCCACCGGCCTCACCGAACTCGATCACAAGATGGGCGGTCTGCAATCGTCCGACTTGATCGTGCTCGCCGGCCGTCCTGGCATGGGCAAGACGGCACTGGCCACCAATATCGCCTTCAACGTCGCGAAGGCTTACGAATATGACGTCAAGCCCGATGGCTCGCATGTGGCGCGCAACGGCGGCATCGTCGGCTTCTTCTCTCTCGAAATGTCGTCGGACCAGCTCGCCACTCGTATCATTGCCGAGCAGTCGGGCGTGCCCTCCTACAAGATCCGCCGTGGCGACATTCAGGATCAGGAATTCCATCGCATCTCGGAAGCCGCGCGCGCGATGCAAGCGGTGCCGTTCTACATCGATCACACCGGCGGCATTTCCATCGCCCAGCTCACCGCGCGCGCCCGCCGCCTGAAGCGCCAGAAGGGCCTCGATCTTCTCGTCATCGACTACCTGCAACTGCTGTCGGGCTCGAAGTCGAGCAACAGCAACCGCGTGCAGGAATTGACCGAGATCACCACCGGCCTAAAGGCCCTGGCGAAGGAATTGGCCGTTCCGGTCATCGCGCTCTCGCAGCTCTCGCGCCAAGTGGAAAACCGCGACGACAAGCGGCCGCAACTGTCCGACTTGCGCGAATCCGGCTCGATCGAACAGGACGCCGACGTCGTGGTCTTCGTTTATCGCGAGGAATATTATCTCAAGAACCGCGAACCGCGCGCCGGGACCGAGGAACATATCAACTGGATGGCCGAGATGGAGCGAGCCCATGGCCGCGCCGAAGTGATCATCGGCAAGCAGCGCCATGGTCCAACGGGCACGGTCGACCTCGCCTTCGAGGGCGAGCTGACACGCTTCGGCAATCTGGCCCGCGAGGATTCTCTCCCCGAACGGATGTGA
- the rplI gene encoding 50S ribosomal protein L9: MDVILLERIAKLGQMGEQVRVKNGYARNFLLPQGKALRATEANKKRFESQRAQLEARSLEQKSEAEKVKENLDGKTFIVIRQAGETGQLYGSVATRDIADAITAGGISVHRNQVVMLTPIKSIGLHQVPVHLHPEVEASITLNIARSPEEAERQARGEELVTREETSMESLGLEVGAALAEAGGDDA, translated from the coding sequence ATGGACGTCATTCTGCTTGAACGTATCGCGAAGCTCGGCCAGATGGGCGAGCAGGTTCGCGTCAAGAACGGCTATGCCCGCAACTTCCTGCTGCCGCAAGGCAAGGCCCTGCGCGCCACCGAAGCCAACAAGAAGCGCTTTGAATCGCAGCGCGCCCAGCTTGAGGCCCGCAGCCTCGAACAGAAGAGCGAAGCCGAGAAGGTCAAGGAAAACCTCGACGGCAAGACCTTCATCGTCATCCGCCAGGCGGGTGAAACCGGCCAGCTCTACGGCTCGGTCGCGACGCGCGACATCGCCGATGCGATCACCGCCGGTGGCATCAGCGTCCACCGCAACCAGGTTGTCATGCTCACCCCGATCAAGAGCATCGGCCTGCATCAGGTGCCGGTGCACCTGCATCCGGAAGTCGAAGCTTCGATCACCCTCAACATCGCCCGTTCGCCGGAAGAAGCCGAGCGTCAGGCCCGTGGCGAAGAGCTCGTCACCCGCGAAGAGACGAGCATGGAATCGCTCGGCCTCGAAGTCGGCGCGGCGCTGGCCGAAGCTGGCGGCGACGACGCCTAA
- the dctP gene encoding TRAP transporter substrate-binding protein DctP, translated as MRQTRRTFAAGLASAACAIPLMTNAKAQSATTIRVSTAAPPSDFLNRALERMKGDLEAANAGIQFSVHPASTLFRQGTEVPALQRGNLEMCSMTTFEVAQQVPELGYFNRGYLFNDHAHLRRAFDGPIGDDYRKTVAARMGIEILATHYLGTRQVSLRQKRGVKGPTDLSGTKLRMPAGPEWLLLGRTLGVAPIPLGMPEVYLALKTGTIDGQENPLSIFSAAKLFEVSEQVVLTSHVVQPVFFAMAKPVWDKLNPDQKKVVEAAAKAAATWGDTARLDDEKTIVETIKGRGLVVETPDLKLFREAADRAYAGAEATKAWDLQGLKRVQSA; from the coding sequence ATGAGGCAGACACGCAGAACTTTCGCCGCCGGGCTGGCATCGGCCGCATGCGCCATTCCTCTTATGACAAACGCCAAAGCTCAGTCGGCGACGACCATCCGCGTGTCGACCGCTGCCCCGCCGAGCGACTTCCTCAATCGGGCGCTGGAGCGGATGAAGGGCGATCTCGAAGCCGCCAATGCCGGGATCCAGTTCAGCGTCCATCCCGCCTCGACCCTCTTCCGCCAGGGCACGGAAGTTCCGGCGCTCCAGCGCGGCAATCTCGAAATGTGCAGCATGACCACGTTCGAGGTCGCGCAGCAGGTCCCGGAACTCGGCTATTTCAACCGCGGCTATCTCTTCAACGATCACGCGCATCTGCGCCGCGCCTTCGACGGCCCCATCGGCGACGACTATCGCAAGACCGTGGCGGCCCGCATGGGCATCGAAATTCTCGCCACGCATTATTTGGGCACGCGGCAGGTCAGCCTGCGGCAAAAGCGCGGCGTCAAAGGCCCGACCGACCTCTCGGGAACCAAGCTGCGCATGCCGGCCGGGCCGGAATGGCTGCTGCTCGGGCGCACCTTGGGTGTCGCACCCATCCCGCTCGGCATGCCCGAAGTCTATCTCGCCTTGAAGACGGGCACGATCGACGGCCAGGAAAACCCACTGTCGATCTTCAGCGCCGCCAAGCTGTTTGAAGTCTCCGAACAGGTGGTGCTGACCTCCCATGTCGTCCAGCCGGTGTTCTTCGCGATGGCCAAGCCGGTCTGGGACAAGCTCAATCCCGATCAGAAGAAGGTCGTGGAAGCCGCAGCGAAGGCGGCCGCGACCTGGGGCGACACGGCGCGGCTCGACGACGAGAAGACCATCGTCGAAACGATCAAGGGGCGTGGGCTCGTGGTCGAGACACCCGATCTCAAACTGTTCCGCGAGGCCGCCGACCGCGCCTATGCCGGCGCTGAAGCGACCAAAGCCTGGGATCTCCAGGGCCTGAAGCGCGTGCAGTCCGCCTGA
- a CDS encoding FCD domain-containing protein has product MSTVPESQTDAAYKQLRLGILRGDLQPGDRLRAADLQERFGLGLTPIREALTRLSGEGLVEAESHRGSRVSGVSVEELDDLLEVRMDVEASCLRRSIARGDAAWEAEIIAAMHLLSKAPLPTGLHDRDVVIEWETCHRRFHFALVAACGSQWLLRFWNVLTDHSERYRSIRLFRHAKSEAAVRDINGEHRAIMEAVLARDPERAIELMREHLQSTTTAVKNLMMAVENA; this is encoded by the coding sequence GTGAGCACAGTGCCTGAATCGCAGACCGACGCTGCCTATAAGCAGCTCAGACTTGGCATTCTGCGGGGAGACCTGCAGCCAGGCGACCGACTTCGGGCCGCCGATCTCCAGGAACGCTTCGGGCTAGGCCTCACCCCGATTCGGGAGGCGTTGACGCGCCTGTCGGGCGAAGGATTGGTCGAAGCCGAATCCCATCGCGGCTCGCGCGTCTCAGGCGTCTCAGTGGAGGAACTGGACGATCTGCTCGAAGTGCGCATGGACGTGGAGGCGTCGTGCCTGCGCCGTTCGATCGCGCGCGGTGACGCGGCCTGGGAGGCCGAGATCATCGCCGCGATGCATCTTCTCTCGAAGGCGCCGCTGCCCACCGGGCTGCACGATCGCGACGTCGTCATCGAATGGGAGACGTGCCATCGCCGCTTTCACTTCGCGTTGGTTGCCGCCTGCGGTTCGCAATGGCTGCTGCGTTTCTGGAATGTCCTGACCGATCATTCCGAGCGCTATCGCTCGATACGTCTCTTCCGCCACGCGAAAAGCGAGGCCGCTGTGCGCGACATCAACGGCGAGCATCGGGCGATCATGGAGGCCGTGCTGGCGCGCGATCCGGAGCGTGCGATCGAACTGATGCGCGAGCATCTTCAATCGACAACGACCGCCGTCAAGAATCTGATGATGGCTGTGGAGAACGCTTGA
- a CDS encoding cupin domain-containing protein — translation MSLITAEAAPRFEMHGAEFTGLAAPSRGARETSVWRVRIAAGTKAVTHRLTREEVLVALAGRARVTLGGEQFDFSAGAAVIVPPDTDFALANESAEPFEAVAILPVGGLARVGDAAPFTPPWAV, via the coding sequence ATGAGTCTCATCACCGCCGAAGCCGCCCCGCGTTTTGAAATGCACGGCGCCGAATTCACCGGTCTTGCCGCACCGAGTCGGGGTGCCCGCGAGACCAGCGTCTGGCGGGTCCGCATTGCCGCCGGCACCAAGGCGGTGACCCATCGGCTGACGCGCGAGGAGGTTCTGGTGGCTCTGGCAGGGCGGGCGCGGGTGACGCTCGGCGGCGAGCAGTTCGATTTTTCGGCGGGTGCCGCGGTCATCGTGCCGCCGGATACGGATTTTGCCTTGGCGAATGAAAGCGCCGAGCCCTTCGAGGCCGTGGCCATTCTGCCGGTCGGTGGCTTGGCGCGCGTGGGCGACGCCGCGCCGTTCACGCCGCCCTGGGCAGTGTGA
- a CDS encoding MarR family transcriptional regulator, whose translation MVDEKLPELIDHLGWRLWRAARLWKAEFDSRMNARGLSWYTEGRASMIAQIGDNGIRQSGLVRRLGLTKQAVQQIIDELATEEIVSRRPDPSDNRGRIIALTPKGIAAAHAANEVKREIEAAQRQQLGTARFDALMDTLRDLAPDAGEDSA comes from the coding sequence ATGGTTGACGAAAAACTTCCTGAGCTGATCGATCACCTGGGCTGGCGCCTCTGGCGGGCGGCACGCCTGTGGAAGGCGGAATTCGATAGCCGGATGAATGCGCGCGGTCTCTCCTGGTACACGGAGGGGCGCGCTTCGATGATCGCCCAGATCGGCGACAACGGCATTCGACAGAGTGGCCTGGTGCGCCGTTTAGGCCTGACAAAACAGGCAGTTCAACAGATCATCGATGAATTGGCGACCGAAGAGATCGTGTCGCGCCGGCCCGATCCCAGCGACAATCGCGGCCGGATCATCGCCCTTACGCCCAAGGGCATCGCCGCCGCCCATGCGGCGAACGAAGTGAAGCGCGAGATCGAGGCGGCCCAGCGCCAGCAGCTTGGCACCGCCCGTTTCGATGCGCTGATGGATACGCTGCGCGACCTGGCGCCGGATGCGGGCGAAGATTCGGCCTGA